Proteins encoded by one window of Cloeon dipterum chromosome 4, ieCloDipt1.1, whole genome shotgun sequence:
- the LOC135944201 gene encoding protein phosphatase 1L: MEDSLEDEILYQTYISHMNKFTFILPFIPQRLPTLNYALRILRLYLLKPEVFFVTLISIVLLVYLQTANNLWGRPVIARLQNGLSRSTFSCPQLLSKTIKSSNDSSWCTVGQKAAVFAIQGRRPHMEDRFVLAEDFGDSGISLFAVFDGHGGELAANFASDKLSNSVQTKILEAKIYSKSGKKVEKEPEGSSDSPKETVEEKKPKEKVAESPVSKPKEKTVKDDMLFGSDKQKVNSILLQEIVNKRRGNPSPPKAAVRKPGVAADYVSKGQINYDRLLTDEILLADEQLVAKAKSLFDIAGSTALMAVLEGSRLIVANVGDSRGVMCDHKGNAIPLSFDHKPQQSKERQRIMQAGGLVTFNGVWRVAGILATSRALGDYPLKDRNLVVAEPDILTFDLSDHRPQFIILASDGLWDTFTNEEAVTFIKERITEPFYGAKSITLQAFHRGSLDNITVLVVCFKDYQWSKK; this comes from the exons TTCATCCTGCCGTTCATACCCCAGAGATTGCCAACTCTGAACTACGCGCTACGGATATTGCGATTGTATCTGCTCAAGCCCGAAGTGTTCTTCGTGACGCTCATCTCGATCGTCCTGCTCGTCTATTTACAAACAGCCAACAACCTCTGGGGCAGGCCGGTGATCGCGCGCCTGCAGAACGGACTCAGCAGGTCCACCTTTTCGTGTCCTCAGTTACTCAGCAAGACGATCAAGAGCTCAAATGACTCGTCGTGGTGCACAGTTGGTCAGAAAGCGGCCGTGTTCGCTATCCAAGGACGTAGACCGCACATGGAGGACCGATTCGTCCTTGCGGAGGATTTCGGAGACTCGGGAATTTCGCTTTTCGCCGTTTTTGATGGGCACGGCGGAGAG CTGGCTGCCAATTTTGCGTCCGACAAGCTATCAAACAGCGTCCAGACTAAAATTTTAGAGGCCAAAATCTACAGCAAAAGCGGAAAGAAAGTCGAGAAAGAGCCCGAGGGAAGCAGCGATTCTCCTAAAGAAACTGTAGAGGAAAAGAAACCGAAGG AAAAAGTCGCTGAATCTCCAGTAAGCAAGCCGAAAGAAAAGACTGTGAAGGACGACATGCTGTTTGGAAGTGATAAACAGAAAGTAAACTCTATTTTGCTACAAGAAATTGTGAACAAAAGGAGGGGCAACCCGAGCCCGCCGAAAGCCGCAGTGAGGAAGCCTGGCGTGGCCGCGGATTACGTCTCCAAGGGCCAGATCAATTATGATCGCCTCTTGACAGACGAAATCCTCTTGGCCGACGAGCAGCTGGTGGCCAAAGCCAAGAGCCTCTTCGACATAGCAG GTTCGACCGCTTTGATGGCTGTGCTCGAGGGCTCAAGATTAATCGTAGCTAATGTTGGAGATTCACGCGGCGTCATGTGTGACCACAAAGGCAACGCCATCCCCCTGTCCTTTGATCACAAGCCGCAGCAA AGTAAAGAGCGACAGCGCATCATGCAGGCCGGTGGCCTAGTCACTTTCAATGGCGTGTGGCGCGTGGCAGGCATTCTCGCCACCTCGAGGGCGCTTGGTGACTACCCTCTGAAGGACAGAAACCTGGTCGTGGCCGAGCCAGACATTTTGACCTTTGATCTGTCAGATCACCGTCCGCAATTCATAATCCTCGCCTCTGACGGGCTGTGGGACACGTTCACCAACGAAGAAGCTGTTACCTTCATAAAGGAACGAATTACCGAGCCATTTTACGGTGCTAAGAGTATAACCCTGCAAGCTTTCCACAGGGGCTCCCTGGATAATATCACTGTTCTTGTTGTTTGCTTCAAAGATTACCAGTGGTCAAAGAAATAG